A portion of the Streptococcus sp. Marseille-Q6470 genome contains these proteins:
- a CDS encoding PhoH family protein: MKEHSIDIQLSHPDDLFHLFGSNERHLRLMEDELDVIIHARTEIVQVLGEESSCEEARQVIQALMVLVNRGMIVGTPDVVTAINMVRNNEIDKFVALYEEEIIKDNTGKPIRVKTLGQKLYVDSVKNHDVTFGIGPAGTGKTFLAVTLAVTALKRGQVKRIILTRPAVEAGESLGFLPGDLKEKVDPYLRPVYDALYQILGKDQTTRLMEREIIEIAPLAYMRGRTLDDAFVILDEAQNTTIMQMKMFLTRLGFNSKMIVNGDISQIDLPRNVKSGLIDAQEKLKNIHQIDFVHFSAKDVVRHPVVAQIIRAYEPRPVKAEENQEETE; the protein is encoded by the coding sequence TTGAAGGAACATTCAATAGACATTCAGTTAAGTCATCCAGATGACCTGTTTCATCTTTTTGGTTCCAATGAACGCCATCTTCGTTTAATGGAGGATGAGTTAGATGTTATCATCCATGCTCGTACAGAGATTGTACAAGTCTTGGGAGAGGAGTCTTCTTGTGAAGAAGCACGGCAAGTAATTCAAGCCTTGATGGTCTTGGTCAATCGTGGCATGATAGTAGGAACTCCGGATGTGGTGACAGCCATCAATATGGTTAGAAACAATGAAATCGACAAGTTTGTTGCCCTCTATGAAGAAGAGATTATCAAAGACAATACTGGTAAGCCGATACGTGTAAAGACACTGGGTCAAAAACTTTATGTAGATAGTGTTAAGAACCATGATGTTACCTTCGGGATTGGGCCAGCGGGGACAGGAAAAACTTTCCTCGCAGTGACCTTGGCTGTTACAGCTCTCAAACGTGGCCAAGTCAAGCGTATTATCTTGACTCGTCCAGCAGTAGAAGCTGGAGAAAGCCTAGGATTTCTACCTGGTGATTTGAAAGAAAAGGTGGATCCTTATCTTCGACCAGTCTATGATGCTTTATATCAGATCTTAGGGAAAGACCAAACAACTCGTCTCATGGAGAGAGAAATTATTGAGATTGCGCCTTTGGCCTATATGCGTGGACGTACCTTGGATGATGCCTTTGTTATTTTGGATGAAGCCCAAAACACAACCATCATGCAGATGAAGATGTTCTTGACTCGTTTAGGCTTTAATTCTAAAATGATTGTCAATGGGGATATTAGCCAGATTGACCTGCCGCGTAATGTTAAGTCAGGTTTGATTGATGCCCAAGAAAAACTTAAGAACATTCACCAGATCGACTTTGTACACTTCTCAGCCAAGGATGTGGTTCGCCATCCAGTCGTTGCTCAGATTATCAGAGCCTATGAACCTCGACCTGTCAAAGCTGAAGAAAATCAAGAAGAAACAGAATAA
- the ald gene encoding alanine dehydrogenase, translated as MLIGIPKEIKNNENRVALTPAGVQSLVGRGHRVLVETNAGLGSGFTDADYEKQGAEIVATAAEAWAAELVVKVKEPLASEYQFLRDDLLLFTYLHMAAAPELADAMLAAKTTGVAYETVRDTEGQLPLLVPMSEVAGRMAVQIGAHFLTKQAGGSGVLLGGVPGVPKGKVTIIGGGVVGTHAARIALGLGAQVTILDISAKRLSVLEDVFGHQIQTLMSNPFNIEASVREADVVIGAVLIPGAKAPKLVTDDMVQQMRPGSVIVDVAVDQGGVIATADRVTTHDEPVYEKHGVLHYAVANIPGAVARTSTIALTNVTLPYIEALAGKGFKKAILEDAGLLEGVTTYQGQLTSQPVAEGLERDFTPISELV; from the coding sequence ATGTTAATTGGAATTCCAAAAGAAATTAAAAATAATGAAAATCGTGTTGCCTTGACACCTGCTGGTGTACAGAGTCTTGTTGGGCGTGGTCACCGTGTCCTCGTCGAAACAAATGCTGGGCTTGGTTCAGGATTTACTGATGCTGACTATGAAAAGCAAGGAGCAGAAATTGTCGCAACTGCTGCTGAAGCCTGGGCTGCAGAGTTAGTTGTTAAAGTCAAGGAACCCCTTGCTAGTGAGTACCAGTTCTTGCGTGACGACTTACTTCTCTTCACCTACTTGCACATGGCAGCAGCTCCAGAATTAGCGGATGCTATGCTTGCAGCTAAAACAACTGGGGTAGCTTATGAAACGGTACGCGATACTGAAGGTCAACTTCCTTTGTTGGTTCCAATGAGTGAGGTTGCAGGTCGTATGGCTGTCCAAATCGGAGCTCACTTCTTGACTAAACAAGCTGGTGGTTCAGGAGTTCTTTTGGGTGGTGTCCCAGGTGTGCCAAAAGGAAAAGTAACCATCATCGGTGGTGGTGTCGTTGGTACACACGCAGCTCGTATCGCTCTTGGTTTAGGAGCCCAAGTAACTATTCTTGATATTAGCGCTAAGCGCCTTTCAGTCCTTGAAGATGTCTTTGGTCACCAAATCCAAACCCTCATGTCTAACCCATTTAATATCGAAGCAAGTGTACGTGAAGCAGACGTTGTTATCGGTGCAGTCTTAATTCCTGGTGCCAAAGCTCCAAAATTAGTGACAGATGACATGGTTCAACAAATGCGTCCTGGTTCTGTTATCGTAGATGTTGCTGTGGACCAAGGGGGTGTTATTGCAACGGCTGACCGTGTGACAACCCACGATGAGCCTGTCTATGAAAAACACGGTGTCCTTCACTATGCGGTTGCTAACATTCCTGGAGCAGTAGCTCGTACTTCTACTATTGCCCTTACAAATGTGACCCTTCCATATATCGAAGCCTTGGCAGGAAAAGGATTTAAGAAAGCAATCCTTGAAGACGCAGGCTTGCTTGAAGGTGTAACAACTTACCAAGGTCAACTCACAAGTCAACCAGTTGCTGAAGGTTTAGAACGTGACTTCACACCTATCAGTGAACTTGTCTAA
- a CDS encoding U32 family peptidase, whose product MTKTLKRPEVLSPAGTLEKLKVAVQYGADAVFIGGQAYGLRSRAGNFTFEQMEEGVKFAAKYGAKVYVAANMVMHEGNEEGAGEWFRKLRDIGIAAVIVSDPALIMIAATEAPGLEIHLSTQASATNYETLEFWKELGLTRVVLAREVSMEELAEIRKRTDVEIEAFVHGAMCISYSGRCTLSNHMSMRDANRGGCSQSCRWKYDLYDMPFGKERKSLKGEIPEEFSMSAVDMSMIDHIPDMIENGVDSLKIEGRMKSIHYVSTVTNCYKAAVDAYLESPEKFEAIKQDLIDEMWKVAQRELATGFYYGTPSENEQLFGARRKIPEYKFVAEVVDYDDATQTATIRQRNVINEGDQVEFYGPGFRHFETYIEDLHDAKGNKIDRAPNPMELLTIKVPQPVQAGDMVRALKEGLINLYKEDGTSVTVRA is encoded by the coding sequence ATGACAAAAACTTTGAAACGTCCTGAGGTTCTATCACCTGCAGGAACACTAGAAAAACTGAAAGTAGCTGTTCAATACGGAGCAGATGCTGTCTTTATCGGTGGTCAGGCCTATGGTCTTCGTAGCCGTGCGGGAAACTTCACTTTCGAACAGATGGAAGAAGGAGTTAAATTTGCGGCTAAATATGGTGCTAAAGTGTATGTAGCAGCCAATATGGTTATGCACGAAGGAAATGAGGAAGGCGCTGGAGAATGGTTCCGTAAACTACGTGACATCGGTATTGCAGCGGTTATCGTATCAGATCCAGCCTTGATTATGATTGCAGCAACGGAAGCACCAGGACTTGAAATCCACCTGTCAACACAAGCTAGTGCAACCAACTATGAAACACTAGAATTTTGGAAAGAACTTGGTTTGACTCGTGTCGTTTTGGCGCGTGAGGTTTCTATGGAAGAATTGGCAGAGATTCGCAAACGTACAGATGTTGAGATTGAAGCCTTCGTACATGGAGCTATGTGTATCTCATACTCTGGTCGTTGTACTCTTTCTAACCATATGAGTATGCGTGACGCCAACCGTGGTGGATGTTCACAATCTTGCCGTTGGAAGTATGACCTTTACGATATGCCGTTCGGTAAGGAACGTAAGAGTCTCAAGGGAGAAATTCCTGAAGAATTCTCTATGTCTGCGGTTGATATGTCTATGATTGACCATATTCCAGATATGATTGAAAATGGCGTGGACAGTCTTAAGATTGAAGGTCGTATGAAGTCCATCCACTATGTTTCAACAGTAACAAACTGCTACAAGGCTGCCGTTGATGCTTACCTTGAGAGCCCTGAAAAGTTTGAGGCTATCAAGCAAGACCTGATTGATGAAATGTGGAAGGTAGCCCAACGTGAATTGGCTACAGGATTCTACTATGGCACTCCATCTGAAAACGAACAACTGTTTGGCGCTCGTCGTAAGATTCCAGAATATAAGTTTGTAGCGGAAGTAGTAGATTATGATGATGCTACACAAACAGCAACTATTCGTCAACGGAATGTTATCAATGAAGGTGACCAAGTTGAATTCTATGGTCCAGGTTTCCGTCATTTTGAAACTTATATTGAAGACCTTCATGATGCTAAAGGAAATAAAATCGACCGTGCACCAAACCCAATGGAACTTTTGACCATCAAGGTTCCTCAGCCAGTACAAGCTGGCGATATGGTCCGTGCTTTGAAAGAAGGTCTGATTAATCTATACAAAGAAGATGGAACAAGCGTCACAGTTCGTGCCTAG
- a CDS encoding YozE family protein: protein MRKSFYTWLMTERNPKSKSPKAILADLAFEESAFPKHTDDFDQVSRFLEEHASFSFNMGDFDRIWQEYLEH, encoded by the coding sequence ATGCGAAAATCATTTTATACTTGGCTTATGACAGAGCGTAATCCTAAAAGTAAAAGTCCTAAAGCAATTTTAGCGGATCTTGCCTTTGAGGAGTCAGCTTTCCCGAAACATACCGACGATTTTGATCAAGTTAGTCGATTTTTAGAAGAACACGCCAGTTTTTCTTTTAATATGGGAGACTTCGACCGTATCTGGCAGGAATATTTAGAACATTAA
- a CDS encoding GNAT family N-acetyltransferase, producing MESLFIKLAKHPIIETERLVLRPVTLNDAEAMFEYASDKENTRYTFPTNQSLEETKNNIAQFYLANPLGRWGIELKGSGEFIGTIDLHKIDTLLKKAAIGYIIHKKYWNQGLTTEANRAVIELAFEKVGMNKLTALHDKDNPASGKVMEKSGMRFSHEEPYACIDQHEKGRIVTRVHYILTKEDYFANK from the coding sequence ATGGAATCCTTATTTATCAAACTAGCTAAGCATCCAATTATCGAAACTGAACGCTTAGTTCTCAGACCAGTGACATTGAATGATGCAGAAGCCATGTTTGAGTACGCTTCAGATAAAGAAAATACGCGCTACACTTTTCCAACCAATCAAAGTTTAGAGGAAACCAAGAACAATATTGCTCAGTTTTATCTAGCCAATCCCTTGGGCCGATGGGGTATTGAACTAAAAGGTAGTGGAGAGTTTATCGGTACCATTGACCTGCACAAGATAGATACTCTTCTTAAGAAGGCAGCCATTGGCTATATTATCCATAAAAAATATTGGAATCAAGGTTTGACGACAGAAGCCAATCGAGCCGTAATTGAACTGGCTTTTGAAAAGGTAGGAATGAATAAGTTGACCGCCCTTCACGATAAGGACAATCCTGCATCAGGAAAGGTCATGGAGAAATCAGGCATGCGCTTCTCTCACGAAGAACCTTATGCTTGTATAGACCAGCATGAAAAAGGTCGTATCGTGACGAGAGTTCATTATATCTTGACTAAGGAAGATTATTTTGCAAATAAGTAA
- a CDS encoding ComEC/Rec2 family competence protein, which translates to MSQWISRIPIPKIYLSFLLLWLYYTIFSASVLALLGFVFLLFCLFFQFPWKTVTKVLLICGLFASWFLFQKWQQEAASRHLVASVNSVRILPDTIKVNGDSLSFRGKADGRLYQVYYKLQSEAEKEKFQDLSDLHEMVVKGKLASPQGASNFAGFDYRNYLKTQGIYQTLTISEIVESRKISSRDIGENLSSLRRKAVVWIKRNFPDPMRNYMTGLLLGHLDTDFEEMNELYSSLGIIHLFALSGMQVGFFMDAFKKLLLRLGLTQEMFKWTAYPFSLVYAGLTGFSASVIRSLLQKLLAQHGFKSLDNFALTILVLFIVMPNFFLSAGGVLSCAYAFILTMTGEEVAGIKGLVRESFIISLGILPILSFYFSEFQPWSILLTFAFSFLFDIVFLPLLSILFCLSCIYPITQFNFLFEWLENIIRYVSQLSTRPLVFGQPSLWVLVSLLMSLALVYDYRKNLKKITFIVLFVLALFLGTKHPLENEITVLDMEQGQSIFLRDMTGKTILLDVGEKSEVEKKEAWQEKVTTSNAKRSLIPYLKSRGVAKIDQLVLTNSETKQLDHVLEISKTFVIGEILVTEETLSKQEFMDEIKQSKVNVRAVQRGEKLFVFGSHLEVIATQDKDKKDSIAMYGKLLHQTFLITGNIEENSLTIYDPKLQADVLITHQPSSKKKSDVEVFKTLQPKMTVMSVDKKKKFKVISQEDKEVENAIYKTDKKGAIRFKGWSSWKLETVR; encoded by the coding sequence ATGTCACAGTGGATTAGTCGCATACCCATCCCCAAAATCTATCTCAGTTTTCTACTATTATGGCTCTACTATACAATCTTTTCAGCAAGTGTGTTAGCGCTTTTGGGTTTTGTTTTTTTACTATTCTGTCTCTTTTTCCAATTCCCATGGAAGACTGTGACAAAGGTCCTCTTGATTTGTGGACTGTTTGCTAGCTGGTTTTTATTTCAAAAATGGCAGCAAGAAGCAGCTAGTCGACACCTTGTCGCCTCGGTTAATTCAGTGCGAATATTACCTGACACCATAAAGGTAAATGGTGATAGTCTATCCTTTCGTGGAAAGGCTGACGGTAGACTCTATCAAGTCTATTATAAACTTCAGTCAGAAGCTGAGAAGGAAAAATTTCAAGACTTATCTGACTTGCACGAAATGGTCGTAAAAGGGAAATTAGCTAGTCCTCAAGGGGCAAGTAATTTTGCTGGATTTGATTATCGAAATTATCTCAAAACTCAGGGAATTTATCAGACCTTGACCATATCTGAAATTGTCGAATCAAGGAAAATATCTAGTCGGGATATAGGGGAAAATCTATCAAGCCTGAGAAGAAAAGCAGTTGTTTGGATAAAAAGGAATTTTCCTGACCCCATGCGTAATTATATGACAGGTCTTTTACTGGGACATTTAGATACAGACTTTGAGGAAATGAATGAACTCTACTCAAGTTTGGGGATTATCCATCTCTTTGCATTATCTGGCATGCAGGTTGGGTTCTTCATGGATGCTTTTAAGAAGTTACTATTGCGTTTGGGCTTGACTCAAGAAATGTTCAAATGGACAGCCTATCCATTTTCCTTAGTTTATGCTGGTTTGACAGGGTTCTCTGCTTCTGTTATTAGAAGCCTGTTACAAAAACTCTTGGCTCAACATGGCTTCAAGTCACTCGATAATTTTGCTCTAACTATCCTGGTCTTGTTCATTGTGATGCCGAATTTCTTCCTAAGTGCTGGAGGAGTGCTCTCCTGCGCCTATGCCTTTATCTTGACCATGACTGGTGAAGAAGTAGCAGGGATAAAAGGTCTGGTTAGAGAAAGTTTCATTATTTCCTTAGGAATTCTGCCAATTTTATCATTTTACTTTTCTGAATTTCAACCGTGGTCTATCCTCTTGACCTTTGCTTTTTCATTCTTATTTGATATAGTCTTTTTACCACTCTTATCGATTCTCTTCTGTTTGTCATGTATCTATCCTATAACCCAGTTTAACTTTCTCTTTGAATGGCTAGAAAACATCATTCGCTATGTTTCTCAGCTATCTACTAGACCCTTAGTTTTTGGCCAACCGAGTCTTTGGGTTCTAGTATCTTTGTTAATGTCTTTGGCTTTAGTTTATGACTATCGTAAAAATTTGAAAAAAATAACGTTCATTGTCCTATTTGTCCTAGCCCTCTTTTTAGGAACCAAACATCCACTAGAAAATGAAATCACGGTCTTAGATATGGAGCAGGGACAAAGCATTTTCCTAAGAGACATGACAGGTAAGACCATTCTACTGGATGTCGGGGAAAAGTCTGAAGTTGAAAAGAAAGAAGCCTGGCAGGAGAAAGTCACTACGAGTAATGCTAAGCGTAGTTTAATTCCTTATCTAAAAAGTAGAGGAGTCGCAAAGATTGATCAGCTTGTGCTAACGAACAGTGAAACTAAGCAATTAGACCATGTGTTAGAAATCAGTAAAACCTTCGTGATAGGAGAAATTCTAGTAACTGAAGAAACTCTATCTAAGCAAGAATTTATGGATGAGATCAAGCAAAGCAAAGTCAACGTACGTGCTGTACAAAGAGGAGAGAAGTTATTTGTTTTTGGGAGTCATTTGGAAGTAATTGCAACTCAAGACAAGGATAAAAAAGACTCAATAGCCATGTATGGAAAACTACTACATCAAACCTTTCTAATTACTGGAAATATAGAGGAGAATTCCTTAACGATCTATGATCCCAAGCTCCAAGCAGATGTTCTGATCACTCATCAACCATCATCGAAGAAAAAGAGTGATGTGGAGGTCTTCAAAACTTTACAACCTAAAATGACTGTCATGTCGGTAGACAAGAAGAAAAAATTTAAAGTAATTAGCCAAGAAGATAAAGAAGTTGAGAATGCAATCTACAAAACGGATAAAAAAGGAGCCATTCGTTTCAAAGGCTGGAGTTCTTGGAAACTGGAAACAGTTCGATGA
- the atpB gene encoding F0F1 ATP synthase subunit A translates to MEESLNPTVNIGPISFDLTLLAMSLVTVLMVFAFVYWASREMTIRPKGKQNALEMIYDFVIGFTKPNIGESYIKDYSLFLFSLFLFILVANNIGLMAKVQTTNGYNLWTSPTANLGYDLSLSLLITLIAHVEGVRRRGVKEYLRAFVTPGFMTPMNILEEFTNFASLAIRIYGNIFAGEVLAGLLLTLSQNALYWYPFAFIANMLWTAFSIFISCIQAYVFTMLSSMYIGKKINEGEE, encoded by the coding sequence ATGGAAGAAAGTTTGAATCCAACCGTTAATATTGGACCAATATCCTTTGATTTGACCCTGCTTGCCATGTCTCTTGTAACTGTTTTGATGGTTTTTGCCTTTGTCTACTGGGCAAGTCGTGAAATGACCATCCGTCCAAAGGGCAAACAAAATGCTCTTGAGATGATTTATGACTTTGTGATTGGTTTTACCAAACCAAACATTGGAGAATCATACATTAAGGATTATTCCTTGTTTCTGTTTTCTCTATTTCTGTTTATCTTGGTTGCCAACAATATTGGCTTAATGGCAAAAGTACAAACAACAAACGGTTATAACTTGTGGACTTCCCCAACAGCTAACCTTGGATACGATTTATCCCTCTCATTATTGATCACTTTGATCGCCCATGTAGAAGGAGTTCGTCGTAGAGGCGTTAAAGAATATTTGAGAGCATTTGTTACACCTGGCTTTATGACTCCGATGAACATTTTAGAAGAGTTCACCAATTTTGCTTCCTTGGCGATTCGGATCTACGGAAATATTTTTGCCGGTGAGGTCTTAGCTGGATTGCTATTGACCTTGTCACAAAATGCTTTGTATTGGTATCCTTTTGCCTTTATCGCAAACATGTTATGGACAGCTTTTTCAATTTTCATTTCATGTATTCAGGCTTATGTATTTACCATGTTGTCATCAATGTACATTGGTAAAAAAATAAATGAAGGGGAAGAGTAA
- a CDS encoding CHY zinc finger protein, which produces MVQAQGLLVDDESRCVHYHSDKDIVALQCYDCKKYYACYQCHNAIEAHTFCPYPLNLKEDSPILCGSCGNTLTYVEYTEKGTCPFCKAAFNPACQNHHSIYFR; this is translated from the coding sequence ATGGTTCAAGCTCAGGGCTTACTAGTTGATGATGAAAGCAGATGTGTTCATTACCATAGTGACAAAGATATCGTAGCACTTCAGTGCTATGATTGTAAGAAATACTACGCCTGTTATCAGTGTCACAATGCTATAGAAGCACATACATTTTGTCCTTATCCTTTAAATCTGAAAGAGGATAGCCCCATCTTATGTGGATCCTGCGGGAATACACTAACGTATGTCGAGTATACCGAGAAAGGAACTTGTCCATTTTGTAAAGCTGCATTTAATCCAGCTTGTCAAAATCATCACTCAATTTATTTCAGATAA
- a CDS encoding F0F1 ATP synthase subunit C has protein sequence MNLTFFGLCLACMGVSLAEGFLMNGLFKSAARQPDIIPQLRSLMIMGIAFIEGTFFVTLAMSFVIK, from the coding sequence ATGAATTTAACATTTTTCGGACTTTGTCTTGCCTGTATGGGTGTATCTCTTGCAGAAGGATTTTTGATGAACGGTTTGTTCAAATCTGCAGCACGCCAACCAGATATCATCCCACAATTGCGTAGTTTGATGATCATGGGGATTGCCTTTATCGAAGGAACATTCTTTGTAACCTTGGCGATGTCATTTGTCATTAAATAG
- the pyrH gene encoding UMP kinase gives MVEPKYKRILIKLSGEALAGERGVGIDIKTVQSMAQEIKEVHELGIEIALVIGGGNLWRGEPAAEAGMDRVQADYTGMLGTVMNALVMADSLQQAGVDTRVQTAIAMQQVAEPYIRGRALRHLEKDRIVIFGAGIGSPYFSTDTTAALRAAEIEADAILMAKNGVDGVYNADPKKDKTAVKFEELTHRDVINKGLRIMDSTASTLSMDNDIDLVVFNMNQPGNIKRVVFGENIGTTVSNNIEEKE, from the coding sequence ATGGTAGAACCTAAGTATAAACGTATCTTAATCAAGCTATCTGGTGAAGCCCTTGCTGGCGAACGTGGTGTCGGTATTGATATTAAAACCGTCCAAAGTATGGCCCAAGAAATCAAGGAAGTTCACGAGCTAGGAATTGAAATCGCCTTGGTTATCGGTGGTGGGAACCTTTGGCGTGGAGAACCTGCAGCAGAAGCTGGTATGGATCGTGTTCAAGCGGATTATACTGGAATGCTAGGGACAGTCATGAATGCTCTTGTGATGGCAGACTCATTGCAACAAGCTGGAGTTGATACTCGTGTACAAACAGCTATTGCTATGCAACAAGTGGCAGAACCTTATATTCGTGGACGTGCCCTTCGTCACCTTGAAAAAGATCGTATCGTTATCTTTGGCGCGGGAATTGGTTCACCTTACTTCTCTACAGATACAACAGCGGCTCTTCGTGCAGCTGAGATTGAAGCGGACGCTATTTTGATGGCTAAGAATGGTGTAGACGGTGTCTACAATGCGGATCCTAAGAAAGATAAAACGGCTGTTAAATTTGAAGAATTGACTCACCGTGATGTTATTAATAAAGGTCTCCGTATCATGGATTCAACAGCTTCAACTCTATCTATGGATAACGATATTGACTTGGTCGTCTTTAATATGAACCAACCTGGCAATATCAAACGTGTTGTATTTGGTGAAAATATCGGAACAACTGTTTCAAACAATATCGAAGAAAAGGAATAA
- the frr gene encoding ribosome recycling factor, with translation MANAIVEKAKERMTQSHHSLAREFGGIRAGRANASLLDRITVEYYGVETPLNQIASITIPEARVLLVTPFDKSSLKDIERALNASDLGITPANDGSVIRLVIPALTEETRRDLAKEVKKVGENAKVAIRNIRRDAMDEAKKQEKAKEITEDELKTLEKDIQKATDDAVKHIDDMTANKEKEILEV, from the coding sequence ATGGCTAACGCAATTGTAGAAAAAGCTAAAGAGAGAATGACTCAATCTCACCACTCACTTGCGCGTGAGTTTGGTGGTATCCGTGCAGGTCGTGCTAATGCTAGCTTGCTTGACCGTATTACTGTTGAATACTATGGTGTCGAAACACCTCTTAACCAAATCGCTTCTATCACAATTCCTGAAGCGCGTGTCTTGTTGGTAACACCATTTGATAAATCTTCATTGAAGGATATCGAGCGTGCTTTGAACGCTTCAGATCTTGGTATTACACCAGCTAACGATGGTTCTGTTATTCGCTTGGTAATCCCAGCTCTTACAGAAGAAACTCGTCGCGACCTCGCTAAAGAAGTGAAAAAAGTTGGTGAAAATGCTAAAGTAGCGATTCGTAATATCCGTCGTGACGCTATGGATGAAGCTAAGAAACAAGAAAAAGCTAAAGAAATCACTGAAGATGAATTGAAGACTCTTGAAAAAGATATTCAAAAAGCGACAGACGATGCTGTTAAACACATCGACGACATGACTGCCAATAAAGAAAAAGAAATCTTGGAAGTCTAA
- a CDS encoding helix-hairpin-helix domain-containing protein: MEELIEKIKEYKIIVICAGLGLVLGGFFLLKPVAQTPAKESNLQTEVTTVSKDSASEKEEKSQKSETEEVVEKDLITVDVKGAVKSPGIYDLPVGSRINDAVQKAGGLTDNADSKSINLAQRISDEALVYVPTKEEATSQEAHSNASNTKENKKVNLNKASLEELKQVKGLGGKRAQDIIDHRETNGKFKSVDDLKKVSGIGAKTVEKLKEYVTVD, translated from the coding sequence ATGGAAGAACTTATTGAGAAAATCAAAGAGTATAAAATTATCGTTATCTGTGCTGGTTTGGGCTTGGTCTTAGGCGGATTTTTCCTCCTAAAGCCAGTCGCTCAAACACCGGCTAAGGAAAGCAATTTGCAAACAGAAGTTACAACTGTTTCAAAGGATTCAGCTAGCGAAAAAGAGGAGAAGAGCCAGAAATCGGAAACTGAAGAAGTGGTGGAGAAAGATCTGATTACTGTCGATGTCAAAGGTGCGGTCAAATCACCTGGAATCTATGATTTGCCAGTTGGAAGTCGTATCAATGATGCTGTCCAAAAAGCGGGTGGATTAACAGATAATGCAGACAGTAAGTCTATCAATCTCGCCCAGAGAATTAGTGACGAAGCACTTGTTTATGTTCCGACTAAGGAAGAAGCTACCAGTCAAGAGGCACATTCAAATGCTTCCAACACCAAAGAAAATAAGAAAGTTAATCTCAATAAAGCCAGTTTAGAGGAGCTGAAACAAGTCAAGGGGTTGGGAGGCAAACGTGCTCAGGACATCATCGACCACCGCGAAACCAATGGTAAGTTCAAGTCTGTTGATGACCTCAAGAAAGTGTCAGGCATTGGTGCTAAGACAGTAGAAAAGTTAAAAGAATATGTCACAGTGGATTAG
- the cvfB gene encoding RNA-binding virulence regulatory protein CvfB: MNTNLSSFIVGLIIDENDRFYFVQKDGQTYALAKEEGQHTVGDTVKGFAYTDMKQKLRLTTQEVTATQDQFGWGTVTEVRKDLGVFVDTGLPDKEIVVSLDILPELKELWPKKGDRLYIRLEVDKKDRIWGILAYQEDFQRLARPAYNNMQNQNWPAIVYRLKLSGTFVYLPENNMLGFIHPSERYAEPRLGQVLDTRVIGFREVDRTLNLSLKPRSFEMLENDAQMILTYLESNGGFMTLNDKSSPDDIKATFGISKGQFKKALGGLMKAGKIKQDQFGTELI, from the coding sequence ATGAATACAAATCTTTCAAGTTTTATCGTTGGACTTATCATCGATGAAAATGACCGTTTTTACTTTGTTCAAAAGGATGGTCAAACATACGCTCTTGCTAAGGAAGAAGGTCAGCATACAGTTGGTGATACTGTTAAAGGTTTTGCCTACACAGACATGAAGCAAAAACTTCGATTGACAACTCAAGAAGTGACTGCAACTCAGGATCAATTTGGTTGGGGAACGGTAACAGAGGTTCGTAAGGATTTGGGTGTTTTTGTTGATACAGGGCTTCCTGACAAGGAAATCGTTGTGTCACTTGATATCCTGCCTGAACTCAAAGAGCTCTGGCCAAAGAAGGGCGATAGACTCTATATTCGTCTAGAGGTAGATAAAAAAGACCGTATTTGGGGAATTTTGGCTTATCAGGAGGACTTCCAACGACTAGCACGTCCTGCCTACAATAACATGCAGAACCAGAACTGGCCTGCAATTGTTTATCGTCTCAAGCTGTCAGGGACCTTTGTCTATCTGCCTGAAAATAACATGCTGGGCTTTATCCATCCTAGCGAGCGTTATGCAGAACCACGTTTAGGACAAGTGTTAGATACGCGTGTTATTGGTTTCCGTGAGGTGGATCGTACACTTAATCTTTCACTAAAACCTCGCTCATTTGAGATGTTAGAGAACGATGCGCAGATGATTTTGACTTACTTGGAAAGCAATGGTGGATTTATGACCTTAAATGACAAATCTTCACCAGATGACATCAAGGCTACCTTTGGTATTTCTAAAGGTCAATTTAAAAAAGCGCTTGGTGGTTTAATGAAAGCTGGAAAGATTAAACAAGACCAATTTGGTACTGAGTTAATTTAG